In the genome of Streptomyces sp. NBC_00433, the window CTCCCCCGGAGGGCACGGGCGCCGTCGCGCGCAACAGATCGACGGGAAGTGGCGGAAAGACGCAACGAATCGCGCCGACAGGCGCAATGTTCGTGGCTAGCGTCCGCGGGCCGGAGGAATTAGCGTCGAGGGGGAGCTTCGCTCCATCCCCCTGACCAGGAGAAACACGTGCGGATCGCCATCGCCCAAGGGTGCGGGCCCGGGTTCGGCGCCTTGGAGGCGTCCGCCGCGCGAGCGGCGAGCCGCGGCGCCCGCCTGCTGATCACCCCCGAGCTGTCGCTGACCGGATACGTGCTCGGCCCACGGGCCGAGGCGTGGGACGGCGAGCGGACCGCCCGGCGGGTCGGCGGGATCGCCGCCGCGCACCGCGTCGCCGTCGTCTACGGCGTGCCCGAGCGCGACGGCGACGGCGTCCACAACACGGCGCGGCTGATCGGCCCCGACGGCAGCATGCTCGCCGCCTACCGCAAGACGCACCTCTACGGCGACCAGGAGCGCGCCGCCTTCACCCCCGGCGCGGAGCCCGTCGTCCAGGCCGACCTCGACGGCCTCAGGATCGGACTGCTGATCTGCTACGACGTCGAATTCCCGGAGACCGTGCGGGCGCACGCGCTGGCCGGCACCGACCTGCTCGCGGTGCCCACCGCCTTGATGCGGCCCTACGACTTCGTGCCGCGGGTGCTCGTCCCCGCGAGGGCGTACGAGAACGGCCTGCACATCGCCTACGCGAACCGCTGCGGCCCGGAGGGCGACTACGACTTCGCCGGGCTGAGCTGCCTGGCGGGACCCGACGGCGAGGCCCGCGCCAGAGCGGGAGCCGCGCCCGAACTGCTGGTCGCCGACGTCGACCCGGCCCTGGGCGCCGCCGCGCGGGCCGACACCCCGTACCTGACCGACCGCCGCCCCGACCTCTACCGCACCCTCGCCAGGAGCCCCCGCCCATGACGTCCGTGCCCACCGCCGTCCACGACGAGCAGCACATCGCGGCGCAGACCGAACCGCCCGTCACCATGTTCGGCCCCGACTTCCCCTACGCCTACGACGACTTCCTGGCCCACCCCGCGGGGCTCGGCGCGGTGCCGCCCACCGAGCACGGCACCGAGGTCGCGGTCATCGGCGGCGGCCTGTCCGGCATCGTGACGGCCTACGAACTGCTCAGGATGGGCCTGCGCCCTGTCGTCTACGAGGCCGACCGCATCGGCGGCCGGCTGCGTACGGTCGGCTTCGAC includes:
- a CDS encoding carbon-nitrogen hydrolase family protein, whose protein sequence is MRIAIAQGCGPGFGALEASAARAASRGARLLITPELSLTGYVLGPRAEAWDGERTARRVGGIAAAHRVAVVYGVPERDGDGVHNTARLIGPDGSMLAAYRKTHLYGDQERAAFTPGAEPVVQADLDGLRIGLLICYDVEFPETVRAHALAGTDLLAVPTALMRPYDFVPRVLVPARAYENGLHIAYANRCGPEGDYDFAGLSCLAGPDGEARARAGAAPELLVADVDPALGAAARADTPYLTDRRPDLYRTLARSPRP